From the genome of Opisthocomus hoazin isolate bOpiHoa1 chromosome 8, bOpiHoa1.hap1, whole genome shotgun sequence, one region includes:
- the ZFC3H1 gene encoding zinc finger C3H1 domain-containing protein isoform X1, which translates to MAAAEAAPAEAALDPSGLSPKEEGELEDGEISDDDNNGFGPGCGGSETGGGLVSSRPYSRRRPPPGLRGGVSLSSSGRRFPCSRHQPPPEMGPLHSRGGYRPKDSFRSHPPPMPAPRMPSGSHSETGPRLSFWERSHNALDRFRFRGRPYRGSGHWDSGRGGGDRGGNPPGRPPGGGGGTGFGSGQGWREPSPRKSKTFGRSPSRKQSYSSKNENSVEESFEDLLLKYKQIQLELEYINKDERLALSNREENEQQDDDKTVDTEDQITVENDSITTDAIKDVSPEEKNPVIAFQAFELKPLRQKLPTPAERSRLKKGKEVTKQSSQKSEVTESGQGAEDKEQTAVRKLSTSDVTSEKKLIDDEEEMSELQLRLLALQSASKKWQQKEQQVMKESKEKLTKMKSLTQKVKASTKAHSTKKPSATAKQALRKQQTKTSKKMQQQKEQDRRQKEEEQRKQEEEEERRKREEEIRKIRDLSNQEEQYNRFMKLVGGKRRWRSRSSDTDLRWSLDKQSTDSAGGIYQYDNYDEVAMDTDSETNSPASSPAQPPFFECPVGYFPPPIPPISLPLPPPIPPVPSLSQLYMESISCVSLEPPPPLPPLPPEEPEQPPKPPFADEEEEEEMLLREELLKSLANKRAFRSEETSSNSGPPSPPVPDNLQSVPRSNLSAVSINTVSQPRVQNTKFVRVPRAPRAVITLPKHKSVVVTLNDSDDSESDGEPSNSTNSVFGGLESMIKEARRNVEASKIKAPPKSEKENDPMRTPEALPEDKKIEYRLLKEEIASREKQRLIKSDLLRNNSSPANSDGEVDGIGRIAVVTKQVTEAEAKLKKNRLLLMKDESVLKHLLQQEAKKRENVRIAENKINKLAEQLQATEKILNANKMFLKKLQEQIHKVQQRVTVKKALALKYGEELARAKAVASKEIGKRKLEQDHLGPSKMLKLENSPASSPKKHSAELIALEKKRLQQLEYEYALKIQKLKEARALQTKEQSNIAPHAEEESEFALPQPSLHDLTQDKLSLDSEENYFDDEVLSNSNRERRRSFRESNSFTKPNLKHMDTPKQETINKLSKKASEEPELFLGLNIDELKKLYAKADSLKELLVKSTAFIVPKEDLLCGQEISVDMDFVTSQNKQTEVKPFPFGPYHSPLLVFKSYRFSPYFRTKEKLYLSSVTYSNMIEPKQCFCRFDLTGTCNDDDCQWQHMKDCTLSRKQLFQDILSYNLELIGCSEKSTDEEIGTATEKYVEKLFGINRDRMSVDQMAVLLASNVNESRSHTPPFTTWKDKRKWRPKYWRKPLLDSSSGEEEQAVGPIKYVNPTEHKKRVPALDAVVTPDDVRYFTSETDDISNLEASVQENPCDVQLWIKLAYKYLNQSEGSSSECLDSTLNVLARALENNKENPEIWCHYLRLFSKRGTKEEIQEMCETAVEYAPSYQIWWTFLNLENSFDGKDYVCGRMLQFLMEGTGGEENPNLLSFQLLETLLYRVHLSLFAGRHQNALVLLQNALKSTNEKIISERLTVSDRCLAWLAYIYLTEFGILPVKLYDPANVSPSRIVNKEPFLIPWQTVKDVKTSPDVLLAMFEDAVRTCTDESLEADKRIAICFPLYRNMIVLLKLLERWKSAAELCTSLLELCPNNCQLLESLATLYLQMEQSENAYKVWIGAFEKNPQNAEIFYHLCKFLVSQERSSSILPLLQDFVAAFFENTCQQHGPMDLLRYLLNFPMPIEFASPLYKEHLTDDVVNQQIPYLWQIYCLCQSLHVSVGEALDAYEAALGAVMQQETVQNIWLDYLVFINSKVVGSNNKVQEFKLFTDLVNRCLVTVPTRYPIPFSTADYWTNYEFHNKVILFYLSCIPKSQHSKTLERFCSTMPANPGLALRLLLQYWEESNVQILKLQAKMFTYNIPTCLAIWKIAIAAECFLMGQREVHHLYQRALQKLPLCATLWKDQLLFEASGGGKTDNLRKLVSKCQEVGVSLDELLNLNTYRTESKNH; encoded by the exons GCAGGCCGCCTCCCGGCCTCCGCGGGGGGGTCTCGCTCTCCTCCTCCGGCCGGCGCTTCCCCTGCTCGCGGCACCAGCCCCCGCCGGAGATGGGGCCCCTGCACAGCCGCGGCGGGTATCGGCCCAAGGACTCGTTCCGCTCCCACCCGCCGCCCATGCCGGCGCCGCGGATGCCGTCGGGCTCGCACTCTGAGACGGGTCCCCGGCTCTCCTTCTGGGAGCGCAGCCACAACGCCCTGGACCGATTCCGCTTCCGAGGCCGGCCCTACAGAGGCAGCGGGCACTGGGAtagcggccggggcggcggcgacCGGGGAGGCAATCCTCCGGGGAGGccgcccggagggggaggcggcACCGGGTTCGGTAGCGGCCAGGGCTGGAGGGAGCCCTCGCCTCGGAAAT CCAAAACTTTTGGAAGGTCCCCATCTAGAAAGCAGAGCTACTCTTCTAAAAACGAAAACTCTGTGGAAGAAAGTTTTGAGGATCTGCTCTTGAAGTATAAACAGATACAATTAGAGCTTGAATACATTAATAAAGATGAAAGACTGGCTTTGAGcaacagggaagaaaatgaacaaCAAGATGATGATAAAACAGTGGACACTGAGGACCAAATAACTGTAGAAAATGACAGTATTACAACGGATGCTATAAAAGACGTGTCTCCTGAGGAGAAAAATCCGGTTATAGCCTTTCAGGCGTTTGAACTGAAACCTCTCAGACAAAAACTGCCTACTCCAGCTGAGAGgagcagattaaaaaaaggcaaagaagtaACAAAACAGTCATCACAAAaatctgaagtcacagaatccGGCCAAG gtgCAGAAGACAAAGAACAAACAGCAGTGCGAAAGCTTAGCACTTCAGATGTTACATCTGAAAAG AAGCTGATTGATGATGAGGAGGAGATGTCTGAATTGCAACTTAGGCTTCTTGCACTGCAGTCCGCTAGTAAAAAATGGCAGCAAAAAGAACAACAGGTGATgaaggaaagcaaggaaaaattaacaaaaatgaaAAGTTTAACACAGAAAGTCAAAGCCAGTACAAAAGCACATTCAACAAAAAAACCTAGTGCTACAG CCAAGCAAGCTTTGAGGAAACAGCAGACGAAGACATCAAAGAAGATgcagcagcaaaaggaacaaGACAGGCGTCAGAAGGAGGAAGAACAGAGGAaacaagaagaagaggaggagagaagaaagagagaagaagaaatcagaaaaattagGGACCTTTCAAATCAAGAAGAGCAGTACAATCGTTTTATGAAGCTAGTTGGAGGaaagaggagatggagaagcAGG TCTTCAGATACGGACTTGAGATGGTCTTTGGATAAGCAGTCTACAGATAGTGCAGGAGGCATATATCAGTATGATAATTATGATGAAGTTGCTATGGATACAGACAGTGAAACTAACTCTCCAG cttcTTCTCCAGCGCAGCCTCCTTTCTTTGAGTGTCCAGTGGGATATTTTCCACCTCCAATACCACCAATTTCCTTGCCACTGCCACCTCCAATTCCG CCTGTACCATCTTTGAGCCAGCTTTACATGGAGAGTATTTCTTGTGTTTCTCTTGAGCCGCCTCCACCTCTTCCACCTCTTCCCCCTGAAGAGCCTGAACAGCCACCAAAACctccatttgcagatgaggaagaggaagaggagatgctCTTAAGAGAAGAATTACTCAAATCTCTAGCCAACAAACGAGCTTTCAGATCTGAG gAAACTTCAAGTAATAGTGGTCCACCTTCCCCTCCTGTTCCGGATAATTTGCAGTCTGTGCCAAGAAGCAATCTGTCCGCTGTCAGTATTAATACCGTGTCTCAGCCACGGGTACAAAATACAAAGTTTGTTAGAGTACCGAGGGCTCCACGAGCAGTGATCACA CTTCCAAAACACAAGTCTGTTGTGGTTACATTAAATGACTCGGATGATAGCGAGTCTGATGGAGAGCCGTCTAACTCAACTAACAGTGTGTTTGGAGGACTAGAATCAATGATAAAAGAAGCAAGGAGAAATGTTGAG GCCTCAAAAATCAAAGCCCCtccaaaatcagaaaaagaaaatgatccaATGAGAACTCCAGAGGCTCTACCAGAAGATAAGAAGATAGAATACAGACTCTTGAAAGAAGAGATTGCCAG TCGTGAGAAGCAACGCTTAATTAAGTCTGATCTGCTGAGGAACAATTCGTCCCCTGCAAATTCTGATGGTGAAGTTGATGGAATTGGGAGAATAGCAGTAGTGACCAAACAAGtcacagaagcagaagcaaagctTAAGAAAAACAG ACTTCTGTTGATGAAGGATGAATCTGTCTTGAAACATTTGTTGCAACAAGAGGCCAAGAAGAGAGAGAATGTTCGAATTGCTGAGAATAAAATTAACAAACTGGCTGAGCAGCTACAAGCAACAGAGAAGATCTTGAATGCTAATAAGATGTTTCTCAAGAAGCTTCAGGAACAA attCATAAAGTTCAGCAACGAGTTACCGTAAAAAAAGCTCTGGCTTTAAAATATGGGGAAGAACTTGCTCGAGCAAAAGCAGTAGCGAGTAAGGAAATTGGGAAACGAAAACTGGAGCAAGATCATCTTGGA ccaaGCAAAATGTTGAAATTGGAGAACTCCCCTGCATCAAGTCCAAAAAAGCATTCAGCAGAATTGATTGCACTAGAGAAAAAACGGCTGCAGCAACTAGAGTATGAATATGCTCTAAAGATTCAGAAATTGAAAGAGGCCCGTGCACTTCAAACCAAGGAACAATCAAATATTGCACCTCATGCAGAAGAGGAATCTGAATTTGCATTACCTCAGCCATCACTTCATGATCTTACACAGGATAAATTGTCTTTGGACAGTGAAGAAAACTACTTTGATGATGAAGTTCTGTCTAATTCAAACCGAGAACGAAGGAGATCTTTCAGAGAATCTAATTCTTTCACTAAACCGAATCTTAAACACATGGACACTCCAAAACAGGAAACTATAAACAAACTTTCTAAAAAGGCATCGGAGGAGCCTGAGCTGTTTCTTGGGTTGAATATTGATGAACTGAAAAAACTTTATGCTAAAGCTGACAGCTTGAAAGAGCTGCTAGTGAAAAGTACTGCCTTTATAGTACCTAAGGAAGATCTGTTGTGTGGTCAG GAAATTTCAGTGGACATGGATTTTGTTACATCgcaaaataaacaaactgaaGTGAAACCATTTCCATTTGGACCGTATCATAGTCCTCTTCTAGTATTTAAATCCTACAG ATTTAGTCCGTATTTTCGAACCAAGGAAAAACTGTACCTCAGTTCAGTAACATATAGCAATATGATTGAGCCAAAACAGTGTTTCTGCCGTTTTGATTTAACAGGCACGTGTAACGATGATGACTGCCAATG gcaGCACATGAAAGATTGCACTCTTAGCCGTAAGCAGCTGTTTCAGGATATTCTGTCTTACAATTTAGAACTGATTGGCTGTTCAGAAAAAAGCACTGATGAGGAAATCGGCACTGCCACAG aaaaatatgTTGAAAAACTTTTTGGTATAAATAGAGACCGTATGTCAGTGGATCAGATGGCTGTTCTTCTGGCCAGCAACGTGAATGAGAGTAGAAGTCACA CACCTCCATTTACAACATGGAAAGATAAAAGGAAATGGAGACCAAAGTACTGGAGAAAACCTCTGTTAGATAGTAGCAGTGGTGAAGAGGAACAGGCCGTTGGACCTATTAAATACG TCAATCCCACAGAACATAAAAAAAGAGTTCCGGCTCTTGATGCCGTGGTGACTCCAGATGATGTCCGGTATTTTACAAGTGAGACTGATGACATTTCCAACTTGGAGGCAAGTGTTCAGGAAAACCCCTGTGATGTACAGCTTTGGATTAAACTTGCATACAAGTACTTGAATCAAAGTGAAGG ctCATCATCTGAGTGTTTAGATTCTACTTTAAATGTTTTGGCTCGAGCCCTTGAGAACAACAAAGAAAATCCTGAAATTTGGTGTCATTACCTCAGACTCTTCTCAAAAAGAGGAACCAAGGAGGAGATACAGGAAATGTGTGAAACAGCGGTGGAATATGCTCCCTCTTATCAAATCTGGTGGaca TTTTTGAATTTGGAGAATTCCTTTGATGGAAAAGACTACGTATGTGGGAGGATGCTACAGTTCCTAATGGAAGGGACAGGGGGAGAAGAAAATCCAAATCTCTTGTCCTTTCAGCTGCTGGAGACTCTCTTGTACAGGGTTCACTTAAGCCTGTTTGCAGGAAGACATCAGAATGCTCTTGTTCTGCTGCAG AATGCTTTAAAATCAACAAATGAAAAGATAATATCAGAACGTCTTACTGTAAGTGACCGTTGCTTGGCATGGCTGGCTTACATATATCTAACTGAATTTGGCATTCTCCCAGTCAAGTTGTATGATCCAGCTAATGTCAGTCCTTCAAGGATAGTGAACAAAGAGCCATTTTTAATACCGTGGCAAACAGTTAAAGATGTGAAGACCAGTCCTGATGTGCTGTTAGCTATGTTCGAAG ATGCGGTCAGAACATGTACTGATGAAAGCCTTGAGGCTGACAAAAGAATAGCTATCTGCTTTCCTCTCTACAGAAACATGATAGTTTTGCTGAAACTTCTTGAAAG GTGGAAGTCGGCTGCAGAGCTTTGTACATCTTTATTGGAGCTCTGCCCTAACAACTGTCAGCTCTTGGAGAGTTTGGCCACCTTGTATTTGCAGATGGAGCAGAGTGAAAATGCCTACAAAGTGTGGATTGGAGCTTTTGAGAAGAATCCTCAGAATGCAGAAATTTTTTATCATTTGTGTAAATTCCTTGTTTCGCAG gAAAGGTCAAGCAGTATTCTTCCACTGTTGCAAGATTTTGTGGCAGCTTTTTTTGAGAATACATGCCAACAGCATGGTCCCATGGATCTCTTAAG ATATCTCTTGAATTTTCCAATGCCAATTGAATTTGCGTCGCCTCTCTATAAAGAACATCTTACAGATGATGTTGTAAACCAGCAAATCCCATATCTGTGGCAGATCTACTG TTTGTGCCAGTCTCTTCATGTGAGTGTTGGTGAGGCGCTGGATGCTTACGAAGCAGCTCTGGGGGCAGTGATGCAGCAGGAAACTGTTCAGAACATCTGGCTCGA ttacCTTGTTTTTATCAATAGCAAAGTTGTTGGATCCAACAACAAAGTTCAAGAATTCAAGCTTTTTACTGACCTAGTGAACAGATGTCTGGTTACAGTCCCCACACGATACCCAATTCCTTTTAGTACTGCTGATTATTGGACCAATTATGAGTTTCATAATAAG gtaattcttttttatttgagCTGCATTCCAAAATCTCAACATTCCAAAACCTTGGAACGGTTTTGTTCTACCATGCCTGCTAATCCTGGACTTGCACTGAG